TGTCGTAGGTGGTGTAGGTGGTCAGTTCGGGGCTGTCAAAGCGAATGTCCAGGATGGTCAGGGTTTTCCAAGGGGGGGTGTTGCCCGCCAGCAGGGGTCGAGGACCAGCGCCCAAAATCCCCATGTGCAATAGTTGCAACTTCCCCTTGTGGGCCGGGTAGTAGGCGTGGTGATGGCCGCTGATGTAGGTGTGCACGTTGTACTTCTCCAGCATGGCCCGCAGTTGGTCGGCGTTTTCCATCACTTCCCCCGGGTCGTTACGCCCAACAGCCACCGCGTACAGGGGTAAATGGCCCAGTAAAATGCGCATTTTGGCCTGTTGCGCCCGGGGACTGGCCAGGGACTTTTCCACCCATGCTAACTTTTCCGGGGGGATGTGGTGGGAAGAGCCATCCCACACCAGGAAGAAAATGTCCTTGAACTCAAAGGTGAAGTAGAAGGGAAATTCGTACTTATCCACGAAATTCAGGCCCGGGTCGTGCTGCGGGTCGCGCCAGTATTCCGCCGCCACATCCCGCTCCCGCTGGAACAAAAAGGTTTTGGTGACGCTCAGGGCGCTGGAGGCATCGTGGTTGCCGATGGTAAAGCCGTAGGGAATCTTCAACCGGCGAATGGGGGCGGCTACTGTGCGGTCAAAGGCTTCCCACATAGCCCGCAGTTGCGCCTCGGTCAAGGAGGGAAATTGCCCCGCCACCATGTCCCCGCTGCACACAATCATGTCCGGCTGCCAAAAGGGAATGAGTTTAATCGCCCGGGTGACCTCCGGCGCATAGGTGGTGGCTCCGTAGGCATCGTTGAGGTCGCTAATCACCATCAGGCGCACGTCCCCCCGGGGCGGGTTTTGGATTTGGCCAAATTGGGCTAGGACTTCTCGGGTTTCCGGGGGAAGTTCGGGGGGACGGGAGGCAGCGGCGGTCGGCGTAGGGGATGCTGGTGAAGAATTCACGGGTACCTGTGGCGTGAACCCCAGCAGGGCGTGGACCCCCAAGGCCAAACTGACCCCCACCACCAGTCCCCACAGGACCTGCAAACTCAACCGGCGCCAGCCCATGATTTCACCCCTCAACCCTCTTGCCATGAATATAGCACCCGTAGCTGTCATCAGGGCCGGTCCATCGCAGTATAATTGCAGGCAAAATCCGGTATTTTGGCAGGGGAGAGTCGGCCATGCGGACAGCGGTGTGGGGTGTTCTGGCTATCGGGTTGGGTTTCATGGTGGGGCCACGGCTACAGGCGGCCAATCCAGACCATCTCCAGCAATTGACTAGCACTAATCAATGCCCCAAATGTGATTTGTCAGGGGCGGATTTGCGGGGGATGGTCCTGGCGGGTGCCAATCTGGGGCATGCCAATCTTCAAGGGGCAAATTTGACCGGCGCCAATTTGGAAGGGGCCAAGCTATTTAACGCCAATTTACAGGGGGCTAATTTGGGCAACGCCAACCTCAAACAGGCGGATTTGGGCAATGCTAATCTGAGCAAGTCGGTGTTGATTCGCGCCAATTTAGAGCGGGCCAATTTGAACGGGGCCAACCTGGCCTATACGGATTTCAGTGAAGCCAATTTGCGGCGGGCGTCCCTGAGTTTGGCGACGTTGGCAAAGGCGAATCTGGCGGAGGTGAACCTGAGGGACGCTGACCTGACCGGTGCGGTGTTGACGGGGGTGAACTTGTCCCAGGCGCGCTTGACCCATGCGGTGCTCAACCAGGCCAAGTTGGACGGGGCGGATCTGACGGATGCCCACCTGGAAGGGGTACGCCTGCGGGGGGCCAGTTTGGTGGGGGCCTTGTTGCCGCGGGTGCGCCTGCAACGGGCGGAACTGGTGGAGGCCAAATTGGGGGGCACCAATCTGCGGGAGGCGGATTTGCGCCAGGCGGATTTGACACGGGTGGATTTGACGGGAGCACGGTTGGACCGGGTGGATTTATCCCAGGCGAATTTGGAGGGGGCAACCTTACGTCAGGTGAGTCTAGTCAGCGCGAATTTGCCCTCGACGAACCTCACCCAAGCGGACCTGAGCAACAGCGATTTGCGGGGGGCCAATATCGCCCGGGCGCGGCTGCAAAATGCCAATCTCAGCGGCAGCAACCTGAGCGTGGTCAACCTCAGCGACGCCAATCTCACAGGGGCCAATCTGGCGGATGCCGATCTGACCGGGGCGCGGGTGCAACAGGCGGTCATGGCGGGGGCAAATCTCAACGGCACCCGGGGCCTGGACACAACCGTCGGGCGCACCCAGTCCAACTAAACGGGCCGGGTCAATTGCACTAGAGTCACGGGATTTAGGGGTTGCCACCGGGTCAAGTTCCCCACCGCCAGGGAACGACTCAGGCGCACATCCAGGGCCTGAACTTCCCAGCGCCGTTGCCTGGCCCAATCCCACACCAAGGCCTGATGCTCTAGGGTCGCCAGGGCCACCACCACCACCCCACCTAGTTGTAACCGGGTCGCGAGCATCTCCAAAATCGGCTCTAGACGACCGCCACTGCCGCCAATGAATACCCGCTGGGGGTCCGGTAGGGTGGCGCAAACTTCAGGGGCAGTACCGCTGAGGACTTGCACATTCCCGACCTGGAAACGGGTGAGGTTGCGGCGCAGGAGTTGCACCCCCAGACTGTTTTTTTCAATGGCGTAAATTGTGCTGTGGGGTAGGAGTCGCGCCAGTTCAATGGCCACGCTGCCGGTGCCGGCCCCCACATCCCAAATCACCTGCCCATCTTGGAGTTGCAACAGAGCCAGGGCCAGGACGCGCACCTCTTTTTTGGTCAGCAGGCCCGGCTGGTCGGGAAAACCGACAAACCAGCTATCGGCTAGCCCCAACGCCGGCAGAGCAGGCGGCAGGTCGGGCACCACGGGGTCGCGCACCAGCACCACCACGTTTAAGTCCTCCGTTGTCCAGTGGCGGGCCTGCTCCAGGGTCAAGCTGTACACCTTTTCCTGGGGAGCACCCAGGTTCTCGCACACCCACAACTGATAACGCCCGGGCAAGTCCAATGTCTGTAGAATTTGACCGATGTGGGCGACGGTATGCTGGGGGTCTGTCAAAACGGCAATCTTTTCTGCCCCTTGTTTAAGCGCCGCCACCAAATTCTCCCAACTGCGGCCATGCAGGCTGACCCAACAGGCGTCCTGCCAGGGCAGTTTCAGACGACTAAAGGCCAGTTGCACCGCACTCAAGTGGGGATAAAACCGCAACATGTCGGGGGGGAAATGGCACAGCAGCAAGCGCCCAATCCCAAAAAACAGGGGGTCTCCGGAAGCCAGCACCACCAACCGCTCATAACCCTGGGCGATGGCCTCCTTCATAGCAGCCATGCCCTGGTCCAAGTTGCACCAGGGCAACCGCTGCGCCGGATGGTCCGGAAAATGGGCCAAATGTCGCTCCGCTCCCCAGATCAATTGCGCCTGCGCCAGGGCCACTTGCGCCTCAGGCAGGGGACTGGGACCCATCTCCCCCATGCCAATGACATGAATCGTCGCCGCCAAAGCTCAGAACAAGTCCAGGTCCGTCACTGCTCCCAAATGACTCCCCGACACCAACTTGGCGTATTTGGCCAAAACTCCGCGGGTGTAACGGGGAGGGGGAGGTTGCCATTGGGCGCGACGCCGGGCCAACTCCTCATCGCTCACATGCAGGTGCAGCAACCGCTGGTCCGCATCAATGGTGATCAAATCCCCCTCCTGCACCAGGGCAATCGTACCCCCCACCGCCGCCTCCGGTGACACGTGACCCACCACCAGACCATAAGTCCCTCCGGAAAAGCGGCCATCGGTAATCAGACCCACTCGGTCCCCTAGTCCCGCGCCAATAATTGCCGAGGTGGGCGAGAGCATTTCCCGCATCCCCGGCCCCCCCTTGGGTCCCTCGTAGCGGATCACCACCACATCCCCCGCTTGAATCCGCCCTTCGAGAATGGCCGCCAGGCAAGTTTCCTCTGAATCAAACACCCGCGCCGGGCCGGTGATGCGCCGCTGCTGAATACCCGAAATTTTGGCAACTGCCCCTTCGGTGGCCAAGTTCCCCCGCAGGATGGCAATGTGGCCCTGGGGATAGACCGGGTTGTGCCAAGGGCGAATCACGTCCTGGTCCGGGGGCGGCTCATCCGGCACATGGGCCAGTAGCTCCGCCCAAGTTTGTCCCGTCACCGTCAGGCAATCGCCGTGGAAACAGCCGTGGTTGAGCAGGATTTTCAGCACCTGGGGCACCCCCCCCGCCCGGTGAAAATCCACCGTCACATAGCGCCCCGAAGGCTTCAGGTCGCACAGCACCGGCACCCGCTCCCGCAAGCGCACAAAATCCTCCAGCGTCAGGGGGACCTCCGCCGCATGGGCAATCGCCAGCAGGTGTAAAACGGCGTTTGTGGAACCCCCTACAGCCATCAACAGGGCAATGGCATTTTCCAAGGATGGGCGGGTGATCAACTGGCGGGGGAGAATTTGCCGGCGGATGGCCTCAACCAAC
The nucleotide sequence above comes from Gloeomargarita sp. SRBZ-1_bins_9. Encoded proteins:
- a CDS encoding metallophosphoesterase — encoded protein: MGWRRLSLQVLWGLVVGVSLALGVHALLGFTPQVPVNSSPASPTPTAAASRPPELPPETREVLAQFGQIQNPPRGDVRLMVISDLNDAYGATTYAPEVTRAIKLIPFWQPDMIVCSGDMVAGQFPSLTEAQLRAMWEAFDRTVAAPIRRLKIPYGFTIGNHDASSALSVTKTFLFQRERDVAAEYWRDPQHDPGLNFVDKYEFPFYFTFEFKDIFFLVWDGSSHHIPPEKLAWVEKSLASPRAQQAKMRILLGHLPLYAVAVGRNDPGEVMENADQLRAMLEKYNVHTYISGHHHAYYPAHKGKLQLLHMGILGAGPRPLLAGNTPPWKTLTILDIRFDSPELTTYTTYDMQTMRVIDQTLLPRYIAGHNGVVLRRDVDRLSAREQRECERHLSAELCVA
- a CDS encoding pentapeptide repeat-containing protein gives rise to the protein MRTAVWGVLAIGLGFMVGPRLQAANPDHLQQLTSTNQCPKCDLSGADLRGMVLAGANLGHANLQGANLTGANLEGAKLFNANLQGANLGNANLKQADLGNANLSKSVLIRANLERANLNGANLAYTDFSEANLRRASLSLATLAKANLAEVNLRDADLTGAVLTGVNLSQARLTHAVLNQAKLDGADLTDAHLEGVRLRGASLVGALLPRVRLQRAELVEAKLGGTNLREADLRQADLTRVDLTGARLDRVDLSQANLEGATLRQVSLVSANLPSTNLTQADLSNSDLRGANIARARLQNANLSGSNLSVVNLSDANLTGANLADADLTGARVQQAVMAGANLNGTRGLDTTVGRTQSN
- the cbiE gene encoding precorrin-6y C5,15-methyltransferase (decarboxylating) subunit CbiE is translated as MAATIHVIGMGEMGPSPLPEAQVALAQAQLIWGAERHLAHFPDHPAQRLPWCNLDQGMAAMKEAIAQGYERLVVLASGDPLFFGIGRLLLCHFPPDMLRFYPHLSAVQLAFSRLKLPWQDACWVSLHGRSWENLVAALKQGAEKIAVLTDPQHTVAHIGQILQTLDLPGRYQLWVCENLGAPQEKVYSLTLEQARHWTTEDLNVVVLVRDPVVPDLPPALPALGLADSWFVGFPDQPGLLTKKEVRVLALALLQLQDGQVIWDVGAGTGSVAIELARLLPHSTIYAIEKNSLGVQLLRRNLTRFQVGNVQVLSGTAPEVCATLPDPQRVFIGGSGGRLEPILEMLATRLQLGGVVVVALATLEHQALVWDWARQRRWEVQALDVRLSRSLAVGNLTRWQPLNPVTLVQLTRPV
- the ilvD gene encoding dihydroxy-acid dehydratase translates to MARRSQAITAGVERSPNRAMLRAVGFTDADFDKPIVGIASAYSTLTPCNAGLHDLALQAETAIRQAGAMPQLFGTITISDGISMGTEGMKCSLVSREIIADSIETVCMGQSLDGVLAIGGCDKNIPGALIAMARLNIPAVFVYGGTIKPGHYQGQDLTIVSAFEAVGAYSAGKMGQEELLEIERRACPGVGSCGGMYTANTMSSIAEVLGLSLMYSSTMAAEDPEKLESAALSGKVLVEAIRRQILPRQLITRPSLENAIALLMAVGGSTNAVLHLLAIAHAAEVPLTLEDFVRLRERVPVLCDLKPSGRYVTVDFHRAGGVPQVLKILLNHGCFHGDCLTVTGQTWAELLAHVPDEPPPDQDVIRPWHNPVYPQGHIAILRGNLATEGAVAKISGIQQRRITGPARVFDSEETCLAAILEGRIQAGDVVVIRYEGPKGGPGMREMLSPTSAIIGAGLGDRVGLITDGRFSGGTYGLVVGHVSPEAAVGGTIALVQEGDLITIDADQRLLHLHVSDEELARRRAQWQPPPPRYTRGVLAKYAKLVSGSHLGAVTDLDLF